In a single window of the Terriglobus roseus genome:
- a CDS encoding UDP-glucose dehydrogenase family protein codes for MGKCVNIAVVGSGYVGLVAAVCFAEMGHQVTCVDNDPRKVAALQGGDTLIHEEHLPELLNRYRNTKVTFTTDLGSAAEKAAAIFIAVGTPQSETGDADLSYVEAVACEIARHLTSYKVIVEKSTVPVYTNEWIRRSVERNGVDRKMFDVVSNPEFLREGSAVGDFLHPDRIVVGADSERAAQILQDIYSPLTDGSYYTKPDIIPGPFSADAPPPLLLTSTKSAEIIKHASNAFLALKISFINAVSNLCEATDANVQQVAQGMGLDSRIGPRFLRPGIGYGGSCFPKDVAAFRSVAEQMGVDFSLLSEVERINATQKKRFLAKVRAALWTLRGKKLGILGLAFKGDTDDIRDSPAIEMMKMLVAEGCSVRAFDPAAIERTKAVVPESDKVSYAADAYAAAEDADALLILTDWAEFAKLDLDKLRTGLRYPIIVDGRNMFEPSTVAAAGITYYSVGRPAAHPVRGEVK; via the coding sequence ATGGGTAAGTGCGTGAATATCGCGGTGGTGGGTTCCGGCTACGTTGGCTTGGTAGCAGCGGTTTGTTTTGCAGAGATGGGGCACCAGGTGACCTGCGTCGACAACGATCCACGTAAGGTGGCGGCATTGCAGGGTGGTGACACGCTCATCCACGAAGAGCATCTGCCCGAGCTTCTGAATCGCTACCGCAACACGAAGGTGACCTTCACCACGGACCTTGGATCGGCTGCGGAAAAGGCTGCTGCCATCTTCATTGCTGTCGGTACGCCTCAGTCTGAGACCGGCGACGCCGATCTGTCTTACGTCGAAGCTGTCGCATGCGAGATTGCTCGCCACCTTACCAGCTACAAGGTCATTGTTGAGAAGAGCACTGTTCCCGTCTACACGAACGAGTGGATCCGCCGGTCCGTGGAACGCAACGGCGTCGATCGCAAGATGTTCGATGTAGTGTCAAATCCTGAATTCCTGCGTGAGGGCTCGGCGGTCGGCGACTTCCTGCATCCCGACCGTATCGTGGTCGGTGCCGACAGTGAGCGCGCCGCGCAGATACTGCAGGACATCTATTCGCCGCTGACGGATGGCAGCTACTACACGAAGCCGGACATCATTCCCGGACCGTTCAGCGCAGATGCGCCCCCGCCACTTCTTCTCACTTCCACGAAGAGTGCTGAGATCATTAAGCACGCGTCCAATGCCTTCCTGGCGCTCAAGATTTCGTTCATCAACGCGGTCAGCAATCTGTGCGAGGCCACTGACGCGAACGTGCAGCAGGTGGCGCAGGGCATGGGGCTCGATAGCCGCATCGGACCGCGCTTCCTTCGCCCCGGTATCGGTTACGGCGGTTCGTGCTTCCCGAAGGACGTCGCTGCCTTTCGGTCTGTCGCAGAGCAGATGGGTGTCGACTTCTCGCTGCTGTCGGAAGTGGAACGCATCAATGCAACGCAGAAGAAGCGCTTTCTCGCGAAGGTGCGCGCGGCTCTGTGGACCTTGCGCGGCAAGAAACTCGGCATCCTGGGCCTTGCCTTCAAGGGCGACACGGACGACATCCGCGACAGCCCCGCCATTGAGATGATGAAGATGCTGGTAGCCGAGGGATGCTCGGTGCGAGCCTTTGATCCTGCTGCTATCGAACGCACCAAGGCGGTTGTCCCTGAGTCGGACAAGGTCTCTTACGCTGCCGATGCCTACGCTGCCGCTGAAGACGCCGATGCGTTGCTAATCCTTACCGACTGGGCGGAATTTGCCAAGCTCGACCTGGATAAATTGCGCACCGGTCTGCGTTATCCCATCATCGTTGACGGCCGCAATATGTTTGAGCCATCCACGGTTGCTGCAGCAGGCATCACTTACTACAGCGTTGGACGTCCCGCTGCGCACCCCGTTCGAGGGGAAGTTAAGTAG
- a CDS encoding UDP-glucuronic acid decarboxylase family protein gives MAWKRVLITGAAGFLGSHLTDAVLAEGAEVIGVDNLCTGSLDNLKHLNGNAKFSFEQHDICQPFDFGEVDFVLNFASPASPVDYMKLGPETLRVGSDGTVNALEVARKYKAGFLHASTSECYGDPEQHPQKETYWGNVNPIGPRSVYDEAKRFSEATIMAYQRYYGVQTSMVRIFNTYGPRLQPNDGRVISNLMMQALAGEDLTVYGDGAQTRSFCFQSDLVRGILALAKSGEPLPTNIGNPEEWTILECAKTVLEVTGSSSKIVYRPMPTDDPKQRKPDITKARAILGWEPTVNLREGLEMSMDYFKQRIAQASAAK, from the coding sequence ATGGCTTGGAAACGTGTGTTAATTACGGGGGCGGCGGGTTTTCTCGGCTCGCACCTTACGGATGCAGTTCTTGCGGAAGGAGCAGAGGTTATCGGTGTCGATAATCTTTGCACGGGCTCGCTCGACAACCTTAAGCATCTGAACGGCAATGCGAAGTTCAGCTTTGAGCAGCATGACATCTGCCAGCCGTTTGATTTTGGCGAAGTTGATTTCGTCCTCAACTTTGCTTCGCCGGCCAGCCCCGTCGACTACATGAAGCTTGGACCTGAGACGCTGCGCGTCGGCTCTGACGGCACGGTCAATGCGCTGGAGGTGGCCCGGAAGTACAAGGCTGGCTTCCTGCATGCCTCCACTTCAGAGTGCTATGGAGATCCCGAGCAGCATCCGCAGAAGGAAACCTACTGGGGCAACGTCAATCCCATCGGGCCACGTTCTGTCTACGACGAGGCCAAGCGCTTCTCCGAAGCCACCATCATGGCCTACCAGCGCTACTACGGCGTTCAGACCAGCATGGTGCGCATCTTCAACACCTACGGCCCGCGTCTGCAGCCCAACGATGGCCGCGTGATCAGCAACTTGATGATGCAGGCTCTCGCCGGCGAAGACCTTACTGTCTACGGCGACGGTGCTCAGACACGTTCGTTCTGCTTCCAGTCTGATCTTGTGCGTGGCATCCTCGCACTGGCAAAGTCGGGGGAACCTTTGCCGACAAACATCGGCAATCCGGAAGAGTGGACCATCCTTGAGTGCGCGAAGACCGTGCTCGAGGTGACCGGTTCCTCCAGCAAGATCGTCTACCGTCCCATGCCGACAGATGATCCCAAGCAGCGCAAACCGGACATCACGAAGGCCCGCGCGATCCTGGGCTGGGAGCCCACAGTGAACCTGCGCGAGGGCCTGGAGATGTCCATGGACTACTTCAAGCAGCGCATTGCGCAGGCTTCCGCCGCAAAGTAG
- a CDS encoding capsule assembly Wzi family protein: MSDLTSYPTRLLRSRLACCRTLKAAASTAGLTIALSGATIVAQTAVAQTAPEPAPAPTAASQPFVAPVSTTPALPERTGYTDDGRPVPTGEWLSSPYIPMDSWMYPALLRLYSMGYLDTAYLSLRPWTRRSVLHMLDLSESDIRFDGNDQAEELLDKLYYELRDEPSSNTLPLKKRGLVYGLSSAYAGARMVGGTVLRDSYHLGQTFNNDYGRPYSSGFNSYDGFSATGELGPFSLYFRGEVQHAPTYEGYSLALSQQLVAASDGINYGSTNNLFGGTNRPEPTIPEGPVAAANRFRVLEATASAHVLGHEISFGKSDAWLGPGLGGAMAWSNNAENMYAFRFNRVEPLHIPLLSRLIGDVRYDFMIGSLQGHTYPRHPYAHSEKFDFAPTKNFQVGFQRTIIFGGQGHAPITLHSFLKGFFSTQNTTTAEKYSRDDPGARYSSVTFSYRLPFLRNIATLYADSVTHDDVFPISAPRRAAWRPGVYITHLPFLPKVDFRVEGTYTDYVTTRSMFGQGVYYEDIQRQGYTNNGNIMGDWIGREAKGGQAWITYHLSGNETITAQYLRKKNAKDFVAGGTTQDIYRVDVIKRLKRDVELNAWFQEERWKAPVWKAGPQSSTTGAFQVTWYPKMRSGF; the protein is encoded by the coding sequence GTGTCCGATCTGACCTCCTACCCTACGCGGCTCCTGCGGTCGCGGCTCGCCTGCTGTCGCACACTGAAGGCAGCGGCAAGCACCGCTGGACTGACCATCGCGCTTAGCGGCGCAACCATCGTTGCACAGACTGCAGTTGCACAGACTGCGCCGGAACCTGCTCCCGCGCCGACCGCAGCGTCGCAGCCCTTTGTTGCACCCGTTTCGACCACACCTGCTCTCCCGGAACGGACTGGTTACACCGACGATGGCCGACCAGTGCCCACGGGCGAATGGCTCAGTTCCCCCTACATTCCAATGGATAGCTGGATGTATCCGGCGCTGCTGCGGCTTTATTCCATGGGCTATCTCGATACGGCTTATCTTTCACTGCGCCCGTGGACGCGCCGCAGCGTTTTACATATGTTGGATCTTTCAGAGAGCGATATCCGCTTCGACGGGAACGACCAGGCAGAGGAGTTGCTGGACAAGCTTTACTACGAACTGCGCGACGAGCCTTCGTCCAACACCCTGCCCCTGAAGAAGCGCGGCTTGGTCTACGGCCTGAGCTCTGCTTACGCGGGCGCGCGCATGGTGGGCGGAACGGTTCTGCGCGACAGCTATCACCTGGGACAGACCTTCAACAATGACTATGGCCGCCCCTATTCCAGCGGCTTCAATAGCTATGACGGCTTCTCGGCAACGGGAGAGCTTGGGCCGTTCTCGCTGTACTTTCGCGGCGAAGTGCAACATGCCCCCACGTACGAGGGCTACAGCCTTGCGCTGTCGCAGCAGTTGGTAGCAGCGAGCGACGGCATCAACTACGGATCAACCAACAACCTGTTCGGTGGCACGAACCGGCCGGAACCGACGATCCCCGAGGGGCCAGTGGCCGCAGCCAATCGTTTCCGCGTTCTGGAGGCTACGGCGTCGGCACACGTCCTGGGTCATGAGATCTCCTTCGGAAAATCGGACGCGTGGCTTGGGCCCGGCCTCGGGGGCGCCATGGCATGGTCGAACAATGCCGAGAACATGTACGCCTTCCGCTTCAACCGCGTCGAGCCACTTCACATTCCTCTGCTGAGCCGCCTGATTGGCGATGTCCGATACGACTTCATGATCGGCAGCCTGCAGGGACACACCTATCCGCGGCACCCCTACGCGCATAGTGAGAAGTTCGACTTTGCCCCAACGAAGAACTTCCAGGTGGGCTTTCAGCGAACGATCATCTTCGGCGGGCAAGGCCACGCGCCCATCACGCTGCACTCATTCTTAAAGGGCTTCTTCTCTACCCAGAACACGACGACGGCGGAAAAGTATTCACGAGACGATCCCGGCGCCCGCTATAGTTCGGTCACCTTCTCCTACCGTCTGCCGTTCCTGCGCAACATCGCAACACTGTATGCGGATTCGGTTACGCATGACGACGTCTTCCCCATCTCAGCACCACGCCGGGCGGCATGGCGGCCGGGCGTCTACATCACGCACCTGCCCTTCCTGCCGAAGGTCGACTTCCGTGTTGAAGGGACCTATACGGATTACGTCACCACACGCAGCATGTTCGGCCAGGGCGTCTATTACGAGGACATTCAGCGTCAGGGTTACACCAATAATGGCAACATCATGGGGGATTGGATCGGACGCGAAGCCAAGGGTGGTCAGGCCTGGATTACCTATCATCTCTCCGGCAACGAGACCATCACGGCTCAATACCTGCGCAAGAAGAACGCGAAAGACTTCGTCGCCGGTGGGACAACACAGGATATCTATCGCGTGGACGTGATTAAGCGATTGAAGCGCGATGTGGAACTAAATGCGTGGTTCCAGGAGGAGCGCTGGAAGGCTCCTGTGTGGAAGGCTGGCCCGCAGAGCAGCACGACGGGCGCATTTCAGGTGACGTGGTATCCGAAGATGAGGTCCGGGTTCTAA
- the aceE gene encoding pyruvate dehydrogenase (acetyl-transferring), homodimeric type has product MATNVAVPPVSDLQQEIAEWIEAFDEMIVAEGPQQGAELMTALRQRAREAGVHAENELATPYRNTIPKHDEVPYPGDRDMEKRIEALIRWNAMAMVHGQNKKDAGIGGHISTYSSLATLLEVGFNHFFHGSYGDQPGDFVYFQGHASPGVYGRAFLEGRLSEEHLLNFRHELRDHAGLSSYPHPWLMQDFWQFPTVSMGIGPLNAIYQARFMKYLENRSLIAKTDRKVWAFVGDGESDEVDTLGAITLGARENLDNLIFVVNCNLQRLDGPVRGNKRIIDELEGHFRGCGWNVIKVVWGSDWDALFEQDHTGLLLKRMEECVDGDFQAYKAKGGAYLRQHFFGKYPELLTLVKDYTDEQLGRLHRGGHDPLKVYNAYKKAVEHKGGPTVILAKTVKGYGFATTEGRNAAHNEKKLTDEGVVAFVKRFDIPVPEEQAAAGKPWKPADDAPELKYMQEHRANLGGYIPRREVKPFEFAAPSMDFFKEWLGGSKGRAVSTTMVFVAILRALMKDKAIGKLIVPIVPDEGRTFGMESAVKQVGIYASEGQKYIPHDSDVLLSYREEKDGQILEEGITEAGSMASFTAAGTAYANYNLPSVPFYMYYSMFGFQRIGDMAWAFADSRGKGFLMGGTAGRTTMLGEGLQHQDGHSHVLSSTIPTCISYDPAFAYELAVVLQDGLKRMYADDEQIFYYVTMYNEDYIHPEMPAGDNVREGILRGLYKFKPAAKGAATVQLFGSGTILNEVLKAQEILSTKYGVEADVWSVPSYIEVRRDALDVERWNRLHPAEKEKQPYLLQALTGSNGPIIAASDYMKVMPDSLAPWLGSRLVTLGTDGFGRSDNREHLRRHFEVDAAAVVTATLSKLVREGSVKAKVAQKAFADLGIDTEGSDPSKK; this is encoded by the coding sequence ATGGCGACCAATGTAGCTGTGCCCCCGGTAAGCGATCTGCAGCAGGAGATTGCGGAGTGGATTGAAGCGTTTGACGAGATGATTGTCGCCGAGGGCCCACAACAGGGCGCGGAGCTGATGACCGCACTGCGTCAGCGCGCGCGCGAGGCCGGTGTTCACGCCGAAAACGAGCTGGCGACGCCTTACCGCAACACCATCCCCAAGCATGACGAAGTGCCCTACCCCGGCGACCGCGACATGGAGAAGCGCATCGAGGCGCTGATCCGCTGGAACGCCATGGCGATGGTGCACGGCCAGAACAAAAAGGACGCCGGTATCGGCGGCCACATCTCTACTTACTCTTCGCTCGCGACGCTGCTGGAAGTGGGCTTCAACCACTTCTTCCATGGCAGCTATGGCGATCAGCCCGGCGACTTCGTTTACTTCCAGGGCCACGCATCGCCCGGCGTCTACGGCCGCGCCTTCCTGGAAGGCCGTCTGTCCGAAGAGCACCTTCTTAACTTCCGCCACGAACTGCGCGACCACGCTGGCCTGTCCAGCTATCCGCACCCCTGGCTCATGCAGGATTTCTGGCAGTTCCCCACGGTCTCCATGGGCATCGGCCCGCTGAACGCCATCTATCAGGCGCGTTTCATGAAGTATCTGGAGAACCGCAGCCTCATCGCGAAGACCGACCGCAAGGTTTGGGCCTTTGTCGGCGACGGCGAGTCGGACGAGGTCGACACACTCGGCGCGATCACGCTGGGCGCACGTGAGAACCTGGATAACCTGATCTTTGTCGTCAACTGCAATCTGCAGCGCCTGGACGGGCCGGTGCGCGGCAACAAGCGCATTATCGATGAGCTGGAAGGCCACTTCCGCGGCTGCGGCTGGAATGTCATCAAGGTCGTCTGGGGTTCAGATTGGGACGCGCTCTTCGAGCAGGATCACACCGGCCTGCTGCTGAAGCGCATGGAAGAGTGCGTCGACGGCGACTTCCAGGCGTACAAGGCCAAGGGCGGCGCGTATCTCCGCCAGCACTTCTTTGGTAAGTACCCTGAGCTTCTGACGTTGGTCAAGGACTACACCGATGAGCAGCTCGGCCGTCTGCACCGCGGCGGACACGACCCCCTGAAGGTCTACAACGCCTACAAGAAGGCCGTGGAGCACAAGGGCGGACCGACCGTCATCCTTGCCAAGACAGTAAAGGGATACGGCTTCGCGACCACGGAAGGCCGTAACGCCGCGCACAACGAGAAGAAGCTGACGGATGAGGGCGTCGTCGCCTTCGTCAAGCGCTTCGACATTCCCGTCCCCGAAGAGCAGGCTGCTGCAGGTAAACCCTGGAAGCCGGCGGACGATGCACCCGAACTGAAGTACATGCAGGAGCACCGCGCCAACCTGGGTGGCTACATCCCCAGGCGCGAGGTCAAGCCCTTTGAGTTTGCCGCACCCTCAATGGACTTCTTCAAGGAGTGGCTCGGTGGATCGAAGGGCCGCGCCGTCTCGACGACGATGGTCTTCGTTGCGATCCTTCGAGCACTGATGAAGGACAAGGCGATTGGCAAGCTGATCGTGCCGATCGTTCCCGACGAGGGCCGTACCTTCGGCATGGAGTCCGCAGTCAAGCAGGTCGGCATCTACGCCAGCGAAGGCCAGAAATACATTCCGCATGACAGCGATGTTCTCCTCTCCTACCGCGAGGAGAAGGACGGCCAGATCCTGGAAGAAGGCATCACCGAAGCCGGATCGATGGCCAGCTTTACCGCCGCAGGGACTGCCTACGCGAACTACAATCTGCCATCGGTTCCCTTCTACATGTACTACTCGATGTTCGGCTTCCAGCGCATCGGTGACATGGCGTGGGCCTTCGCAGACTCGCGTGGCAAGGGCTTCCTGATGGGCGGCACCGCCGGCCGTACGACCATGCTGGGTGAGGGTCTGCAGCACCAGGACGGCCACTCGCACGTGTTGTCCAGCACCATCCCCACCTGCATCAGCTACGACCCCGCGTTCGCTTACGAACTCGCGGTTGTGCTTCAGGATGGACTGAAGCGCATGTACGCGGATGACGAGCAGATCTTCTACTACGTCACCATGTACAACGAGGATTACATCCACCCTGAGATGCCCGCAGGCGACAATGTTCGCGAAGGCATTCTGCGCGGCCTGTACAAGTTCAAGCCCGCAGCGAAGGGCGCTGCCACCGTGCAACTCTTCGGTTCGGGAACCATCCTGAACGAAGTGTTGAAGGCGCAGGAGATCCTGTCGACCAAGTACGGCGTCGAGGCAGATGTCTGGTCTGTTCCGAGCTACATCGAGGTGCGCCGCGACGCGCTCGACGTGGAGCGCTGGAACCGTCTGCACCCGGCGGAGAAGGAGAAGCAGCCTTACCTGCTGCAGGCACTGACCGGATCGAACGGGCCCATCATCGCTGCAAGCGATTACATGAAGGTCATGCCGGACTCGCTGGCGCCCTGGCTTGGTTCGCGCCTGGTCACACTGGGCACGGACGGCTTCGGTCGCAGCGACAACCGCGAACACCTGCGCCGTCACTTCGAAGTGGATGCGGCAGCCGTTGTCACGGCGACACTGTCGAAGCTGGTACGCGAGGGCAGCGTCAAGGCGAAGGTTGCTCAGAAAGCGTTTGCCGATCTGGGGATCGATACCGAAGGTAGTGATCCTTCGAAGAAGTAA
- a CDS encoding SRPBCC family protein — translation MRRLLTIVAVLVMLVAAAWGIGYMQPLDHTAEYTADLSASQKAVWERIANVEEQPTWRKGLTVAPAPPQNGHPCWQETEGKLPVLMCVEASTPPRLREVALTSPGYLRGIWIYQLEAVSPTVTRVHMTETVIIDRPSWRFLMLLFGPNFLSRQVVKQLAASFGGKPVAVR, via the coding sequence ATGCGGCGGTTGCTGACCATCGTTGCAGTGCTGGTCATGCTGGTTGCTGCAGCGTGGGGCATTGGCTACATGCAGCCGCTGGACCATACGGCTGAGTACACCGCCGACCTGTCTGCAAGCCAGAAGGCCGTGTGGGAGCGCATCGCGAACGTGGAGGAGCAACCCACATGGCGCAAGGGTCTGACCGTTGCCCCTGCGCCGCCGCAGAATGGCCACCCATGCTGGCAGGAGACTGAAGGTAAGCTGCCGGTGCTGATGTGTGTGGAGGCGAGCACGCCTCCACGTCTCCGCGAGGTGGCACTCACCAGCCCGGGCTACCTGCGTGGCATCTGGATCTACCAGCTTGAGGCCGTTTCTCCTACGGTGACCCGAGTCCACATGACCGAGACCGTAATTATCGACCGCCCGTCCTGGCGCTTCCTGATGCTGCTGTTCGGTCCGAACTTTCTGTCCCGACAAGTAGTGAAACAGCTGGCGGCGTCGTTCGGAGGTAAGCCGGTCGCTGTGCGATAA
- the argJ gene encoding bifunctional glutamate N-acetyltransferase/amino-acid acetyltransferase ArgJ, with product MPSIRKELPRGFRWAAVKAGIKASGRTDVAVAVADRTASAAVMFTKNQVVAAPVTIGRRNIAATQGQVRALVINAGNANCATGPLGLQVAEQTCATAGEIFGCPATEVFPSSTGIIGVPLPVEKLIAALPNAHARLASNQAAAEAFATAIMTTDTKMKVSQATLEDAESSVRIFGCCKGAGMIGPQLGPPHATMLVYLFTDLQIDPSDLRGLLEPAVEASFNSISVDGDTSTNDTVLILASGASGVKWTSVQRSFQDEFCAELQRVCDDLAHAIIDDGEGVTHVVTLDVSGLPDDASAKTIAKSIAHSPLCKTAWSSADPNWGRILCAAGYAGVPFDAADVTITIGGVRIFDHGMRADGYDEAAVHEKMQQREYTIAVNFGSGPGHSKFLTCDLTVEYVHINADYST from the coding sequence TTGCCATCGATACGTAAGGAATTGCCCCGCGGATTTCGCTGGGCTGCTGTTAAGGCCGGCATCAAGGCCAGCGGTCGCACCGATGTGGCCGTCGCGGTAGCTGACCGCACCGCATCCGCCGCCGTCATGTTCACGAAGAACCAGGTCGTCGCTGCGCCGGTTACCATCGGCCGACGGAACATAGCCGCGACGCAGGGTCAAGTACGCGCGCTGGTCATCAACGCGGGCAATGCGAACTGCGCGACGGGCCCCCTGGGCCTGCAAGTCGCAGAGCAGACATGTGCTACCGCGGGCGAAATCTTCGGCTGCCCCGCGACCGAGGTGTTCCCTTCGTCCACCGGCATCATCGGTGTTCCGCTGCCCGTCGAGAAGCTGATTGCGGCGCTGCCGAATGCGCACGCACGGCTCGCAAGCAATCAGGCTGCGGCTGAGGCCTTCGCCACTGCCATCATGACCACCGACACGAAGATGAAGGTGTCGCAGGCGACACTGGAGGACGCCGAGAGCTCCGTCCGCATCTTCGGTTGCTGCAAGGGTGCCGGCATGATCGGACCTCAGCTTGGACCGCCTCACGCCACCATGCTGGTCTACCTGTTCACAGACCTGCAGATCGATCCGTCGGATCTCCGCGGCCTGCTCGAACCAGCGGTAGAGGCCAGCTTCAACTCCATCTCGGTTGACGGCGATACGTCCACTAACGACACCGTACTGATCCTTGCCAGTGGTGCCAGCGGCGTGAAGTGGACCAGTGTGCAGCGCAGCTTCCAGGACGAGTTCTGCGCAGAGCTTCAACGGGTCTGCGATGACCTGGCGCACGCCATCATCGACGACGGCGAAGGCGTCACGCATGTCGTGACACTCGATGTCTCTGGCCTGCCGGATGACGCGTCGGCTAAGACCATCGCGAAGTCCATCGCCCATTCGCCACTCTGCAAGACGGCCTGGTCCAGCGCCGATCCCAACTGGGGGCGCATCCTGTGTGCAGCCGGCTATGCGGGTGTTCCGTTTGACGCAGCAGATGTCACCATCACCATCGGCGGCGTCCGCATCTTCGATCATGGCATGCGCGCTGACGGCTATGACGAGGCGGCAGTCCACGAGAAGATGCAGCAGCGTGAGTACACCATTGCTGTCAACTTTGGTTCGGGCCCAGGCCACTCAAAGTTCCTGACCTGCGATCTTACGGTGGAATACGTTCATATCAACGCGGACTATTCGACCTAA
- a CDS encoding Gfo/Idh/MocA family oxidoreductase, with the protein MRRIRTGVVGYGLAGRVFHAPFVSAVPSLELTAIVQRTGETAKQAYPHAAQLRSFEELLASDVELVVIGTPNPTHYPFTKQALLAGKHVVCDKPMTTTLAQAEELEKIAREKGVLLFPFHNRRWDGDFQTLRKLLQEGKVGRAVTLESRFDRYRPDPKPGAWREEEEGGGQLYDIGPHLIDQALTLFGHPSTITANIRHDRNVGKVPDAFDLILVFPTGRDRTMTVRLGTTVLAAEGGPRYRLNGTGGSYVKYGLDPQEPTILAGMLPPSLDSSSPWLAEAEDRWGTLTTATDTTKPTELVTEKVPTIPGDYRGFYQNVADSILGTAEPAVTARCAIRVARMIELAMESQRTGTTVRVDSTGW; encoded by the coding sequence TTGCGCCGCATTCGCACTGGAGTCGTTGGTTACGGCCTGGCGGGCCGCGTCTTTCACGCGCCCTTTGTCTCGGCAGTTCCGTCGCTGGAACTGACCGCCATCGTCCAGCGGACGGGCGAGACGGCGAAACAGGCTTACCCCCACGCCGCGCAGCTGCGCAGCTTCGAAGAACTTCTGGCCAGCGATGTAGAACTGGTCGTCATCGGGACGCCCAACCCGACACACTATCCGTTCACTAAGCAGGCTTTGCTGGCCGGCAAGCACGTCGTCTGCGACAAGCCGATGACGACTACACTAGCGCAGGCTGAGGAGCTGGAAAAGATCGCCCGCGAGAAGGGCGTTCTCCTCTTCCCTTTCCATAATCGTCGCTGGGACGGCGACTTCCAGACGCTCCGCAAGCTGTTGCAGGAAGGCAAAGTAGGCCGTGCGGTCACACTCGAGTCACGCTTCGACCGATATCGCCCCGATCCGAAACCGGGAGCCTGGCGGGAGGAGGAAGAAGGCGGAGGCCAGCTCTACGACATCGGGCCGCACCTGATCGATCAGGCCCTTACCCTCTTCGGTCATCCGTCGACGATCACCGCGAACATCCGCCATGACCGAAATGTCGGGAAGGTGCCAGACGCCTTCGACTTAATTCTCGTCTTTCCAACGGGTCGGGATCGCACCATGACCGTTCGGCTGGGTACAACGGTTCTGGCCGCTGAAGGCGGTCCCCGCTACCGTCTGAACGGTACGGGCGGTAGCTATGTGAAGTATGGTCTGGATCCACAGGAGCCAACAATCCTGGCCGGAATGTTGCCCCCATCGCTCGACTCGTCGTCTCCCTGGCTAGCCGAAGCGGAAGATCGATGGGGCACACTGACGACCGCTACCGACACCACCAAGCCCACAGAATTAGTAACGGAGAAAGTGCCGACCATTCCCGGGGACTATCGAGGCTTCTATCAGAATGTGGCCGACTCGATCCTCGGCACGGCAGAGCCCGCGGTCACGGCTCGTTGTGCCATCCGCGTTGCCCGCATGATCGAGCTTGCCATGGAAAGCCAGCGCACCGGCACTACCGTCCGCGTGGACAGCACCGGCTGGTAA